A single window of Flavobacterium sp. 140616W15 DNA harbors:
- a CDS encoding DUF5977 domain-containing protein, protein MPATDENGGSTNVTFDSEIFFRPLPFTLGGNFTYTREFSDSFHTLSANEFRTGNIGAYGCPISSITASWEEYSEFKEVITTKLVGGVRIKSIENFDQIGAITPVSIKRFDYQEENILNKEGLGSYKRYIILTDNPGIQESTPVCSTSALYNNNIGGSPNITYGKIIETEINPNTSVTNGKTEYYYQNIISERTIIDAPTTFRHPLFILHYPYSTLMLKYTLNIYDFSYYKNDSWNYGSLINTITYKRDTSNTLKKIKSVENKYTILKQLELPYNLVFNIFSDPYGPYDPNFTPEPYIQGKSIDYYSAQFFYFTGKVSLGKKVITSTTETNYDENEKITTKKTISYSFENPVHNQVTRMQTSNSNNERLETKYLYPQDAIVASEPFVNELKDKNIVGVPLTTLSYNGVTKLSEQKTVYDKSLATSNLLLPRYIYANKGVGNINNSTDKKITFDQYDDKGNLVQYTLEGGTPVSIIWGYNKTQPIAKIENATYASIPLETITSLQALSNADDDNCMSANCTEQLLRNGLDAFRATLPNAFITTYTYNPLVGVTSITDPSRISTYYHYDKFNRLQYIKDQDLNIVQTYYYNYKGQIIDYLLPEASIYKNVAISKIYTKNDCSTGASASVMYKVAIGTFSSSISQADADAQAQADISKNGQAYANNNGVCSYRNKGISKLFTKNDCGETGIPATMYYTIAEDRYNSTISQADADAQAQVNLNNFGQEYVNANGYCTYQNEELRGNFSLFSEDFGLFKVAYHVPSGKFTSTISQIDADEIAQQGLSQCQNEYSCLMVECQELLEEDGMAITNYDCDNISFTIMPFEEEN, encoded by the coding sequence ATGCCTGCAACGGATGAAAATGGAGGAAGTACAAATGTAACATTTGATTCTGAAATTTTTTTTAGACCATTACCGTTTACTTTGGGAGGTAATTTTACTTATACTCGAGAATTTAGTGATTCGTTCCATACTTTATCTGCTAACGAATTTAGAACAGGAAATATTGGTGCGTATGGTTGCCCAATAAGCAGTATTACAGCATCATGGGAGGAGTATTCGGAATTTAAAGAAGTTATCACTACAAAGCTTGTAGGTGGGGTGCGTATTAAGTCGATAGAAAATTTTGATCAAATTGGAGCTATTACTCCAGTGAGCATAAAACGATTTGATTATCAAGAAGAGAATATATTAAATAAAGAAGGATTAGGTTCTTATAAACGATATATCATATTAACTGATAATCCAGGCATTCAAGAATCTACACCTGTCTGTTCAACTTCGGCATTGTACAACAATAATATTGGTGGTAGTCCCAACATTACTTATGGTAAAATAATAGAAACTGAAATTAATCCTAATACATCTGTAACAAATGGTAAGACAGAATATTATTACCAAAATATAATTTCGGAAAGGACCATTATAGATGCTCCTACGACATTCAGGCATCCTCTTTTTATATTACATTATCCTTATTCGACCTTAATGCTTAAGTATACACTTAACATATATGATTTTTCTTATTATAAAAATGATTCCTGGAATTATGGCTCGTTAATCAATACAATTACTTATAAAAGAGATACCTCTAATACTTTAAAAAAAATTAAAAGTGTAGAGAATAAATATACTATTTTAAAACAACTTGAATTACCATATAATTTAGTTTTTAATATTTTTAGTGATCCTTATGGTCCTTATGATCCAAATTTTACACCCGAGCCATATATTCAGGGAAAGAGTATAGATTATTACAGTGCGCAATTTTTTTATTTTACAGGCAAGGTTTCATTAGGAAAAAAAGTGATAACGAGTACAACGGAAACTAATTATGATGAAAATGAAAAAATTACTACTAAAAAAACAATTTCCTATAGTTTTGAAAATCCAGTGCATAATCAAGTTACCAGAATGCAGACGAGTAACAGTAATAATGAAAGACTCGAAACCAAGTATCTCTACCCACAAGACGCGATAGTGGCTAGTGAACCATTTGTAAATGAGTTAAAAGATAAAAATATAGTTGGAGTTCCGCTTACTACACTATCTTATAATGGAGTAACTAAATTATCAGAACAAAAGACTGTTTATGACAAAAGTTTAGCAACCAGTAATTTATTATTACCAAGATATATTTATGCAAATAAAGGTGTAGGCAATATTAATAACAGTACTGATAAAAAAATCACTTTTGATCAATATGATGATAAAGGTAATCTTGTGCAATATACTTTAGAGGGAGGAACTCCTGTGTCTATTATTTGGGGATATAATAAAACACAACCTATTGCTAAAATAGAGAATGCTACTTATGCTTCAATCCCCTTAGAAACAATAACAAGTTTACAGGCATTATCAAATGCCGATGATGATAATTGCATGTCAGCTAATTGTACCGAACAGTTACTGCGAAATGGTCTGGATGCATTTAGAGCTACTTTGCCAAATGCTTTTATAACTACTTATACCTATAACCCACTTGTAGGGGTTACAAGTATAACTGACCCAAGTAGAATCAGTACTTATTATCATTATGATAAGTTTAACCGATTACAATATATAAAAGATCAGGATTTAAATATTGTACAAACCTATTATTACAACTATAAAGGGCAAATTATTGATTATTTACTACCAGAGGCATCTATTTATAAAAATGTTGCAATAAGTAAAATTTATACAAAAAATGATTGTAGTACAGGAGCATCGGCCAGTGTTATGTACAAAGTAGCCATAGGAACTTTTAGTTCGAGTATCTCACAGGCAGATGCTGATGCGCAAGCGCAAGCCGATATAAGCAAAAATGGACAAGCATATGCTAATAACAATGGCGTTTGTTCTTACAGGAATAAAGGCATAAGTAAGCTTTTTACAAAGAATGATTGTGGAGAAACAGGCATACCTGCTACAATGTATTATACAATTGCTGAAGACAGATATAATTCGACAATCTCACAAGCCGATGCCGATGCTCAGGCTCAAGTCAATTTAAATAATTTTGGTCAAGAATATGTAAATGCCAATGGTTATTGTACCTATCAAAATGAAGAATTACGAGGTAATTTTAGTTTGTTTTCGGAAGATTTTGGACTTTTTAAAGTAGCTTATCATGTTCCTTCGGGAAAATTTACTTCGACTATTTCTCAAATAGATGCCGATGAAATAGCTCAACAAGGTTTATCCCAATGCCAAAATGAGTATAGTTGCCTAATGGTAGAATGTCAAGAGCTACTAGAAGAGGATGGTATGGCTATTACCAACTATGATTGTGATAATATTTCATTTACAATTATGCCTTTTGAGGAAGAAAACTAA
- a CDS encoding DUF6443 domain-containing protein encodes MKKSILILVLLLLPVAKIIAQTFSDDNLIYTSRPKKEAKEEELKALTKDEVNQSIIYYDGLGRPVQTIAIGQGGNREDIVTLIEYDPFGRQEKEYLPFSLPNSNNQYPRIESQTAINAAMTFYNTGKYENTSNPFSEKKLESSPLSRVLKQAAPGNAWAMNSGHEIKFDYKTNDANEVKLYTASANWNARLGLYEIAFSDNGNYAANELYKTITYDENTAPGAKVGTEEFKNKEGQVILKRTYESAIKHDTYYVYDKYGNLTYVIPPKADGAITEEVLNGLCYQYKYDNRNRLAEKKVPGKQWEFIVYDKLDRPVATGPANSPFNNDTAVGWLITKYDAFNRPIYTGWLNSTPNASSRKTMQDAQNTATTLYETKQTSGTIDKIAVNYSNTIEPTSFTLLTVNYYDNYSYPNAASVPTTVEGQTVLKNTKGLATGSWTRVLTTAASISGETSSIFYDDKARPIRSYLQNHLSGYTITDNKLDFTGKTLYTITKHKRASAATELIIKEEFTYTAQDRLFTHTHEINGGGIQLLSENNYDELGQLKYKRVGNNTGNPLQKVDYSYNIRGWLTGINKIDNLEQNSDPKDLFAFNINYNSATRNTDIKSLYNGNIAETFWRVNSDLGLRSYGYQYDDLNRLKKAIYQKPEENIPVPGAYNESLSYDKNGNIMFLQRFGDSDTPSINFQIDDLTYDYKNENSNQLTKVTDSPGGNDAKGFIDGNKNGDDYDYDANGNMTSDKNKNITEIRYNHFNLPTKITFGTKGNIVYIYNASGQKLEKIVTDNGVVTQTKYLGGFQYKNDVLQFFPTAEGYVNNTPVNGANSYNYVFNYTDHLGNVRVSYKKNAQNVLEILEENNYYPFGLKHEGYNVNPASDYKFKYNGKELQDELGLGMYDYGFRNYDPALGRWMNIDPLAEMSRRWSPYTYCYNNPVFFIDPDGMLATYDWDAHNSGRKGVYKDRDKEVSFEEAKASQGISTPKQEQYKKGDYVAVVNAPKGAGGFGHNALLVGNDDTGWVFISKEGRDDDENSNSGNNPVTGGPALYARKDTFHTINDFFADKDYSEYKEGVVIKIQSSTAEKGEKEMTKQALSKYSLIFNNCGQAVNETLNKLGIRTVDPDKYKGFGGYSAGAALYNGVVPNEMYYSVKQANKNVPRTILSRK; translated from the coding sequence ATGAAAAAAAGTATATTAATTTTAGTTTTGCTATTGTTGCCGGTTGCAAAAATAATAGCTCAAACATTTAGCGATGATAATTTGATTTATACCAGTAGACCTAAAAAAGAAGCAAAAGAAGAAGAATTAAAAGCATTGACCAAAGATGAAGTAAATCAAAGCATCATCTATTATGATGGTTTAGGACGTCCTGTACAAACTATTGCCATAGGACAAGGTGGTAATAGGGAAGATATTGTAACCCTAATAGAATATGATCCCTTTGGAAGACAAGAAAAAGAATATTTGCCTTTTTCGCTCCCTAATTCTAATAATCAATATCCTAGAATAGAATCCCAAACAGCAATAAACGCTGCAATGACTTTTTATAATACCGGAAAATACGAAAACACATCCAATCCTTTTTCAGAAAAGAAATTGGAATCTTCTCCGTTAAGCCGAGTGTTAAAACAAGCAGCTCCAGGAAATGCATGGGCGATGAATAGTGGTCACGAAATTAAATTTGATTATAAAACCAATGATGCTAATGAAGTGAAACTTTATACAGCATCGGCAAATTGGAATGCGAGATTAGGATTGTATGAAATAGCTTTTTCAGATAACGGAAATTATGCAGCCAATGAGCTGTATAAAACTATTACCTACGATGAGAATACTGCACCAGGTGCAAAAGTAGGAACAGAAGAGTTTAAGAACAAAGAAGGACAGGTTATTCTAAAAAGAACCTACGAATCAGCCATAAAGCACGATACCTACTATGTTTATGATAAATACGGAAATCTAACCTATGTAATTCCGCCAAAGGCAGATGGAGCTATAACCGAAGAAGTCTTAAACGGACTATGTTACCAATACAAATACGATAATCGCAACCGTTTGGCCGAAAAGAAAGTACCAGGCAAGCAATGGGAGTTTATAGTATATGACAAACTAGACCGTCCTGTGGCTACAGGACCAGCCAATTCTCCTTTTAATAACGATACAGCCGTAGGTTGGTTAATAACTAAATACGATGCGTTTAACCGACCAATTTATACAGGTTGGTTAAATTCAACCCCGAATGCATCAAGTAGAAAAACCATGCAAGATGCACAGAATACTGCAACTACGCTATATGAAACCAAACAAACTTCTGGTACTATCGATAAAATTGCTGTAAATTATAGTAATACTATTGAACCAACGAGTTTCACGCTCCTAACCGTAAATTATTATGATAATTACAGTTACCCAAACGCAGCTAGTGTTCCTACAACAGTTGAAGGGCAAACCGTTTTGAAAAATACAAAAGGACTTGCAACAGGCAGTTGGACAAGAGTATTAACAACAGCTGCCTCCATTTCGGGAGAAACTAGCAGTATTTTTTATGATGATAAAGCCCGACCAATACGCAGTTATTTACAAAACCACTTAAGTGGATATACCATCACGGATAATAAACTTGATTTTACAGGAAAAACGTTATACACAATTACCAAACACAAGCGCGCATCAGCAGCAACAGAGCTTATCATAAAAGAAGAATTTACCTATACGGCACAAGATCGTTTGTTTACGCATACCCATGAGATAAATGGGGGCGGAATACAGCTTCTTTCTGAAAATAACTATGATGAATTAGGACAACTCAAATACAAAAGAGTAGGGAACAATACAGGGAATCCACTGCAAAAAGTTGATTATAGCTACAATATAAGAGGCTGGCTAACAGGAATAAATAAAATAGATAATTTAGAACAGAATAGTGATCCTAAAGACTTATTTGCTTTTAATATAAACTATAACAGTGCAACAAGAAATACTGATATAAAATCATTGTACAACGGTAATATTGCAGAAACATTCTGGCGAGTAAATTCTGATCTCGGTTTACGTTCCTATGGATATCAATATGATGATCTTAATAGATTGAAAAAGGCAATTTACCAAAAACCAGAGGAAAATATCCCAGTTCCAGGCGCTTATAATGAGAGTTTAAGTTATGATAAAAATGGTAATATAATGTTTCTTCAAAGGTTTGGAGACAGCGATACACCATCAATAAATTTTCAAATAGATGATTTAACTTATGACTATAAAAATGAGAATTCAAACCAACTCACTAAGGTAACCGATAGCCCTGGTGGTAACGATGCTAAAGGCTTTATTGATGGTAATAAAAACGGAGATGACTATGATTATGATGCCAACGGAAATATGACCAGTGATAAAAACAAAAACATCACAGAAATTCGTTACAATCATTTTAATTTACCAACCAAAATAACATTTGGCACAAAGGGAAACATTGTTTATATTTACAATGCAAGTGGGCAAAAACTAGAGAAAATTGTAACTGATAATGGAGTTGTAACTCAAACTAAGTATTTGGGAGGATTTCAGTATAAAAATGATGTACTGCAGTTTTTCCCAACAGCAGAAGGCTATGTAAACAACACACCAGTAAATGGAGCAAACAGCTATAATTATGTATTTAATTATACCGATCATTTAGGAAATGTTCGTGTGAGCTACAAAAAGAATGCTCAAAATGTTCTTGAAATTCTTGAAGAAAATAATTATTATCCCTTTGGTTTAAAACACGAGGGGTATAATGTTAATCCAGCAAGTGATTATAAATTCAAGTACAATGGGAAAGAACTACAAGATGAGCTGGGACTTGGAATGTACGATTATGGTTTTAGAAATTATGACCCTGCTCTTGGACGTTGGATGAATATTGACCCATTAGCTGAAATGTCTAGAAGATGGTCACCATATACGTATTGTTATAACAATCCTGTATTTTTTATTGACCCAGATGGAATGCTAGCTACTTACGATTGGGATGCCCATAATTCAGGAAGAAAAGGAGTTTATAAAGATAGAGATAAAGAAGTATCGTTTGAAGAAGCAAAGGCAAGTCAAGGTATTTCTACACCTAAACAAGAGCAATACAAGAAAGGTGATTATGTTGCTGTAGTAAATGCGCCAAAAGGAGCAGGCGGTTTTGGACATAATGCTTTATTAGTAGGTAATGACGATACGGGATGGGTATTTATTTCAAAAGAGGGTAGAGACGACGATGAAAATTCTAATAGTGGCAATAATCCAGTGACTGGTGGGCCTGCTTTGTATGCTAGGAAAGACACATTTCATACTATTAATGATTTTTTTGCTGATAAGGATTATTCGGAATATAAGGAAGGTGTAGTAATTAAAATACAATCATCCACAGCTGAAAAAGGAGAAAAGGAAATGACAAAACAGGCATTGAGTAAATATTCACTTATTTTTAATAATTGCGGACAAGCCGTAAATGAAACCTTAAATAAATTGGGTATAAGAACGGTTGACCCTGATAAATATAAAGGATTTGGAGGTTATTCTGCAGGAGCAGCTTTATATAATGGAGTAGTTCCAAATGAGATGTACTATTCCGTAAAACAGGCAAATAAGAATGTGCCACGAACAATATTGTCAAGAAAATGA
- a CDS encoding RHS repeat-associated core domain-containing protein — MGGFQYKNDVLQYFPTAEGYVNNTPVNGANNYSYVFNYTYHLGNIRVSYKKNAQNVLEILEENNYYPFGLKHEGYNVNPASDYKYKYNGKELQDELGLNFYDYGARNYDPALGRWMNIDPLAEQMRRHSPYNYAFDNPVYFIDPDGMAPKGARSSGAMSTAEGDRGGGGGDTMFQSDYLNKNGGHWTDIYKSGGNNSIDPSKKGQGTDTGNAQHTGSDGLPNGIDLPAEELNEVVIGGSSTWDSVNKNVVTPLNAVAGIFETGAKLPGATISTTEAFSRRALSTTLETASLDAKLLKVTGAVSLLGNASQIGYAAYQFYDKPTLGSATRLGIQSSIMGIEVGLNAVTPGLGLVVGFGLSALEATYGDQLYNYIDK, encoded by the coding sequence TTGGGAGGATTCCAGTATAAAAACGATGTACTACAGTATTTTCCAACAGCAGAAGGCTATGTAAACAACACACCAGTAAATGGAGCAAACAATTATAGTTATGTGTTTAATTATACCTACCATTTAGGAAATATTCGGGTGAGCTACAAAAAAAATGCTCAAAATGTTCTTGAAATTCTTGAAGAAAACAATTATTATCCTTTTGGTTTAAAGCACGAGGGGTATAATGTTAATCCAGCAAGTGATTATAAATATAAGTACAATGGTAAGGAACTGCAAGACGAGCTAGGGCTTAACTTTTACGATTATGGAGCACGTAATTATGACCCTGCACTTGGGCGTTGGATGAACATAGATCCTCTAGCGGAGCAAATGCGAAGACACAGTCCATATAATTATGCTTTTGATAATCCGGTGTATTTTATAGACCCTGATGGTATGGCACCAAAAGGTGCACGATCATCGGGTGCTATGAGTACGGCAGAAGGTGATAGAGGTGGCGGTGGAGGCGATACGATGTTTCAAAGTGATTATTTAAATAAAAACGGAGGACATTGGACAGATATATACAAGAGTGGTGGTAATAATTCTATTGATCCATCAAAAAAAGGACAAGGAACTGATACAGGAAACGCACAACATACAGGTTCAGATGGTTTACCGAATGGTATTGATTTGCCAGCGGAAGAATTAAATGAAGTTGTTATTGGAGGTTCTTCAACATGGGATAGTGTAAATAAAAATGTTGTTACTCCATTAAATGCAGTGGCAGGAATATTTGAAACAGGAGCAAAGTTGCCTGGTGCTACAATATCAACTACCGAAGCATTTAGCAGAAGAGCTTTATCTACCACACTGGAAACTGCATCTTTAGATGCAAAATTACTAAAAGTTACTGGAGCGGTCTCTTTACTAGGGAATGCTTCTCAAATAGGATATGCCGCATATCAATTTTATGACAAGCCAACTTTAGGTAGTGCAACACGTTTAGGTATTCAATCATCTATAATGGGAATTGAAGTAGGTCTAAATGCAGTTACTCCAGGACTTGGTCTAGTTGTTGGTTTTGGATTAAGTGCTTTAGAAGCAACTTATGGAGACCAACTTTATAATTACATTGATAAATAA
- a CDS encoding RHS repeat domain-containing protein, protein MGGFQYKNDVLQYFPTAEGYVNNTPVNGANSYNYVFNYTDHLGNVRVSYKKNAQNVLEILEENNYYPFGLKHEGDNVNPASDYKYKYNGKELQDELSLNLYDYGARNYDPALGRWMNIDPLAEQMRRHSPYNYAFDNPVYFIDPDGMAPRGARSAGAMSTAEGDRGDGGDDTMFQSDYLNQNGGHWTDPIRGESQNEDSDGNSSNEPPVSLFARDHSNFAGVFNEKNKPENYQNGDGIFDVYGHGGVDGEGDGFFADYKTGGPMIDNAEDFDTRMSKVSPAYKKQIEGGFGAFTVNLFICQGGSGNKSMAKKISKAHPNATVVAFDGFVMYGNDARGNSVINGASTNINYNDNKGYRVVYQNGKEISRMLYSTYRASGKLF, encoded by the coding sequence TTGGGAGGGTTTCAGTATAAAAACGATGTACTGCAGTATTTTCCAACAGCAGAAGGTTATGTTAACAACACACCTGTAAATGGAGCAAACAGCTATAATTATGTATTTAATTATACCGACCATTTAGGGAATGTACGTGTGAGCTATAAAAAGAATGCTCAAAATGTTCTTGAAATTCTTGAAGAAAACAATTATTATCCTTTTGGTTTAAAACACGAGGGGGATAATGTTAATCCAGCAAGTGATTATAAATATAAATACAATGGAAAAGAGCTCCAAGACGAGCTATCACTGAACTTGTATGATTATGGAGCTCGTAACTATGACCCTGCACTTGGGCGTTGGATGAATATTGATCCTCTAGCGGAGCAAATGCGAAGACACAGTCCATATAATTATGCTTTTGATAATCCGGTGTATTTTATTGATCCTGATGGTATGGCGCCAAGAGGGGCACGATCAGCAGGTGCTATGAGTACGGCAGAAGGTGATAGAGGTGACGGTGGGGACGATACTATGTTTCAGAGTGATTATTTAAATCAAAACGGAGGACATTGGACAGATCCTATTAGGGGTGAGAGCCAAAATGAAGATAGTGATGGTAACAGTAGTAATGAACCACCAGTCAGTCTTTTCGCACGTGACCATTCTAATTTTGCTGGAGTATTTAATGAAAAAAATAAACCAGAAAACTATCAAAACGGAGATGGAATTTTTGATGTCTATGGTCATGGAGGAGTTGATGGTGAAGGCGATGGTTTTTTTGCTGATTATAAAACTGGCGGTCCGATGATTGATAATGCAGAAGACTTTGATACAAGAATGTCAAAGGTAAGCCCTGCATATAAAAAACAAATAGAAGGTGGATTTGGAGCTTTTACAGTAAATCTCTTTATATGCCAGGGAGGCTCTGGAAATAAGTCTATGGCAAAAAAAATATCTAAAGCTCATCCAAACGCAACGGTTGTTGCATTTGATGGATTTGTTATGTATGGAAATGATGCAAGAGGGAACTCTGTAATTAATGGTGCTAGTACAAATATCAATTATAATGATAATAAAGGTTACAGAGTGGTTTATCAAAATGGAAAAGAAATTAGTAGGATGCTATATAGCACGTATAGAGCATCTGGTAAATTATTTTAA
- a CDS encoding RHS repeat protein, with protein MGGFQYKNDVLQYFPTAEGYVNNTPVNGANSYNYVFNYTDHLGNVRVSYKKNAQNVLEILEENNYYPFGLKHEGYNVNPASDYKYKYNGKELQDELGLGMYDYGSRLYDPARAGWSNIDPLAEKMRRYSPYNYCFDNPVYFIDPDGMAPRGARSAGAMSTAEGDRGGGGDDWVKDGDGYMWDDRVTDQATAEEYHGSGAKYIGEAATVTSKQNGNVLDSVSLNSDGSVTKDGVTIQAGSDGSFTNAAGSSFKSRQTGGSFVSVGFDGAFGGGFGVQLGIVNDAVGNTDLFLNFNGNIGFGLFMGLSAGTVSPTGDNQFTTSDFAGNSSSYTAGVSAPVFDASWTAGGTIDNKANAVDKMNPSDFGRTPRGYSIDQSGMGPGGAWGAGGIYSYGTTKTLKK; from the coding sequence TTGGGAGGATTTCAGTATAAAAACGATGTATTGCAGTATTTCCCAACAGCAGAAGGTTATGTAAACAACACACCTGTAAATGGGGCGAACAGTTACAATTATGTATTTAATTATACGGATCATTTAGGAAATGTTCGTGTGAGCTACAAAAAGAATGCTCAAAATGTTCTTGAAATTCTTGAAGAAAATAATTACTATCCTTTTGGTTTAAAACATGAGGGGTATAATGTTAATCCCGCAAGTGATTATAAATATAAGTACAACGGAAAAGAGCTACAAGACGAGCTGGGGCTTGGGATGTATGACTATGGGTCGAGACTTTATGACCCTGCAAGAGCTGGTTGGAGTAATATTGACCCACTAGCAGAAAAGATGAGAAGATATAGTCCTTACAATTATTGTTTTGATAATCCGGTGTATTTTATTGATCCTGATGGTATGGCGCCAAGAGGTGCACGATCAGCAGGTGCTATGAGTACGGCAGAAGGGGATAGAGGTGGCGGTGGGGATGATTGGGTTAAAGATGGTGATGGATATATGTGGGATGACAGAGTAACTGATCAAGCAACTGCTGAGGAATATCACGGTAGTGGTGCAAAATATATTGGAGAAGCTGCTACAGTAACATCTAAACAAAATGGTAACGTTTTAGATTCTGTTAGTCTTAATTCTGATGGTTCAGTAACCAAAGATGGCGTTACTATACAAGCAGGTAGTGATGGATCATTTACCAATGCAGCAGGCTCTTCATTCAAATCTCGTCAAACTGGAGGAAGTTTTGTTTCTGTAGGATTTGATGGTGCATTTGGTGGTGGTTTTGGTGTTCAACTTGGGATTGTAAATGATGCTGTTGGTAATACAGATCTTTTTCTTAATTTCAATGGAAATATAGGATTTGGATTATTTATGGGACTTTCAGCAGGTACAGTTAGTCCAACAGGGGACAATCAATTTACAACTTCTGACTTTGCAGGTAACTCTAGTAGTTATACAGCTGGTGTAAGTGCACCCGTTTTTGATGCTTCTTGGACTGCAGGAGGTACTATAGATAATAAGGCAAACGCTGTGGATAAGATGAATCCATCTGATTTCGGAAGAACTCCACGTGGTTACAGTATCGATCAATCAGGAATGGGACCAGGTGGCGCATGGGGAGCTGGTGGAATATATTCATATGGCACAACAAAAACTTTAAAAAAATGA